The nucleotide window GGCACCCTTTATGCCGACAGCGCCTTGGCCATTGATCTGGAAACTCAAAGCATTTTGTACGAAAAGAACAGCTTCAAGAGACGGCCCGTGGCCAGCCTGACCAAACTGATGACGGCTTACATCGTGCTCAAAGAAAACGACCCCAGCAGCATTGTGACCGTGAGCGCCCACGCTGCTGAAACTCAAGGTTCACGCATGGGCCTCAAAACGGGGGAACAAATCAGCGTGCGCAATTTGCTCTACGGCCTGCTCATTGAATCCGGGAACGATGCAGCCGTAGCCTTGGCTGAATTCAATGCCGGGGACGAAAGCAGCTTCATTAAAAAATGAATGAAGAAGCTGAGAATTTGGGCCTCGAAAACACTCATTATGCCAACACCAGTGGCCTGGACAGCAGCAGCGCCTACTCCACAGCGCACGATCTTTTGGTACTCAGTTCACATTTATTGGAAGATGAAGGCATCCGTGAAATCGTAAAAAACACCACTTACGAAGTGAAAAGTGAAGACGGACAGCAAGTGCACAAACTCACCAACACCAATGTCTTGCTGGGCCAATTGGGCATTTCGGGTCTCAAAACCGGAACCACCGCCATGGCCGGAGAATGCCTAGTGGCTTTGGCTAAAAACGAAGACGGCCATGAAATTTTAACCATAGTGCTGGGCAGTTCAAATCGTTTCATTGACACCAAAATTTTAGTCGACTGGATCTACCAGGCCTACTCTTGGTGAACCCTGCTCTCAATTTTTTATGTTTCCAATCACAGAAACCGTCCGCCATCTCATTCTGATTGTCGGCTCCGCCACCCTCGCCTTCAGCTTCGCTTTTCTTGCAGCCGAACCCTTCATTGCATGGCTCACCAAACACAAAATCGGTAAAAATATTCGCACCTTAGCCATCGACGGAAAAGAGGCAGATCTTTTTCACAAACTGCACAGCAAAAAAGCCGGCACCCCAACCATGGGGGGCATCCTCATTTGGGCCAGCACTTTACTCGTCGTACTTTTCTCTCGCGTGCTCTCTTATTTTGGAATTTTTGAACACTCGCTACTCAACCGACGCGAAACCTATCTCACCATAGCCACTTTGCTTTTTGTGGCTTTACTCGGAGTCATAGACGACCTCTACAACATTCGCGGCTGGGGTAAAAGTCACGGCCTCAACGCACAGCCTAAAATGATTTCGTTGCTGTTTTTTGCCTTCGTTGCCGCCTTATGGTTCTACTTTAAACTGGATTTCAACTCCATCCATGTGCCCGGCATCGGAGACTTTGCTTTAGGCTGGCTCTACATTCCCATCTTCATTTTTATTATAGTGGGCAGCTCTCACGCCATGAATTTCACGGATGGATTGGATGGACTCGCCGGCGGTCTCAGCGTCATTGCTTTTGGCACCTACAGCGCCCTCTCTTACGCCCATGGCATGCTCATCCTCTCGGCATTTTGCGCCGTGATTGCAGGAGCTTCTTTGGCTTTTTTATGGTTCAATATCGCTCCAGCCCGCTTCTACATGGGGGACACCGGTTCCATTGCACTGGGGGCCACTCTAGGTGTCATTGCCATGCTCACCGACACCCTCTTCATTTTGCCCTTCATCGCCTTCATTCCAGTTTTAGAAACACTCAGTGTCATCATTCAATTGTTCTCTAAAAAATTCTTCGGACGAAAAGTCTTTCGCATCGCTCCCCTTCACCACCACTTTGAACAAATGGGCTGGCCCGAAACTCAAGTGGTCATGCGCTTTTGGATCGTGGGAGGACTCATGGCCACGTTTGGCTTACTTCTGGGGCTCGTCGGAATGGGGGACTGAGGAAGGCGATGAACTGAAACGAGGGTCTAAAATTTGCGGTTCCACCAGGGTCTCTTCCACGGCACGAATATCAATAACCACCGTATCCACAGGCGCTTCCATTTGCTCCTCAATTTCATTGAATTGTTCCTCCAGTTGAGAAGGAATAGAAGCATCATTTTTAATGTGCTCATACAAATCCTCTTGCACAGAAAGCTCATCCTTAGTCGCTTCAAAATAAGCGTCAAAAGAATCCATTTCTTTTTCCCTCAAACTCAAGGCCATCACACTGAGTTCCTTGAGTACACTGGCATTCATATCCACGCTTTCAGAAAGTTCAGGCATGGTTGCAATGACTTTTAAAAGCTGCACGTCCGCAAGTTTTTGATCCAAGAGTTGAGAAACCGCAGCCTCGCGATCCTCCATGTTCAAATCTTGCAAATCCGCCACCAAAGACAAGGAAGATTGATTGTAAGCTTCGAGCACCGCCACCGCCTCATCGAACTGCCCTTCCGCAATCAAATCTGGAACAAGTTGCAAGGAAGCGTTGGCATCCAAATGAGCTTGCAACATGGTATTGGTCTTCATGTCCACATGATCGGTCAGCGCTTCTTTTTGAACCTCATCTTCTAAAACCAATAACGCTTCCGAAGGCGAAGTGGCCTCCACCGCTTCCACGGTTTCTTCATACACTTTCATCACCGCCGCCGCCGATTCCGTCTCCCCTTGCGCCAAAAGAGCCTGGGCCTCATTCAAACGCGTCTCGGCTTGTTGGAGCAAAACATCTTGCTTGGCGCCTTCAGTAAAGGCAAAAGAAACCTGCAAGCTTTCGCGGAAAGTCTTTAAAAAGTAGAAGGGATTGCCCGGCAAAATACTGGCATGACTGATGTTTTCCCGCTTGTAATTCTCATCCAAAGTACGCGCATAAGCTTTTCCATAAGCCAAATTGAAAGTCCACCAAACGTCCTTTTGGTCTTCCTCAGAAATTTCCTGAGTTTCGATACTGCTCGAAACCGAAAGTTCAGCCCCTTGACCCAAAAAACCCGAATAAACCCCATCTGCGGCCTTCACCTCCAGCTCCACCAAATTGCGAGCCACTTCCACAGTAGCAGCCTCCTCAGAAACTTGAAGATCAAAACTGGCCCTTTGATTCACCCAAACTTTGCCTTGAGGAAAATGCACCGCAAACGAAGCTTCGTCTGTCAGATTCAAAACCTGAGACCAAGAACGTCCCTCCTCCTGCAGAAGTTCCACATGGCTCTTGCTGCGATCCGCAGGATCAATCCACGCGTCCACAATGTCCACTTTGGAGGAAGGCCCCAAAGTCAAACGGCTGTCGTCCACAAAGGTCAAATGGGCCAAAGACCCCTCCCCGGTTTCCACCGAATCCCCAACTTGCAAAAGAGTGGTGCCTTTGACTTGTACTCCATTGACATAGACCTGTCCCTCTACAAGCTCCAAAACATTTTGCGAAGAGGCCGCCACACTGGGCATCAGATCCATAAGAGGCACAAACAAAACGCCGAGCATGAGGCTCAGCGTACCCAAAGAAAGCAATCGAGAAGGGAAAAAAGCCTTGGCGGGAGTCAACTCTCGCTCAGGTAAAAGATCCAGAAGATGTTCTTTAGCCTGCACTTTTTTGAGTTGAGAAAGGGGCAAATCTTGGACTCCAAAACGAAGTGCAGAAAACACCGGTGCGAAGTGTACATTTTCACGATCCGGCAGCTTGGCTTCCAGGCGCTTCCAAATGCGTCTTTTCGCGAGTTCAATATTGGGTTCTTTCATATCAATACATAAAACGAAAAACTCGAGCTTTTATTACAAAAATTCTTTTTCAATGCCTTTCTCTGCCAAAAGAGATTTGAGTTCTTTAAGAGCTCGGAACTGAAGCACACGAATATTGCCTTCTCGTTCCCCTAAAATTTCGGCGATTTCGGGGTTGGACAAACCAATCAAAAATTTCAAAGTGATGACTTGCTTGTAAGGCTCTTTAAGCTGATCAACCGCCTCGCGAATTTCTTTGCTCAGTAGATTTTTTTCAGCCATCGCCTTGGGCGCACTGTGCTCGGACTTATCTTCGAGGCGTTCATCAATCGAAGCAAGGCTACGATGCTGACGCCTGAAATCGATGATGGCATTATGCGCGATCCTAAAAAGCCAAGCCGAAAATTGCACATCGCGTTTTTCATATTTTTCCAAATTCATCCACGCCTTAATGAAAACGAGCTCACACAAATCATCAGCCTCAGAAGCAGGCACGCGAAAAAAGATGTACTTATAAATGGATTCAAAAAACAAATCGTAGAGTTTTCCGAAAGCTTCTTTGTCGCCTTCTTGAGCGGCAAAAACCAGAGCATCAACATCAAAAGGATTGGGCGTAGAGTTGGG belongs to Candidatus Peregrinibacteria bacterium and includes:
- a CDS encoding D-alanyl-D-alanine carboxypeptidase: MFQNLLSLFLASTLSFSSISMEEENSFDAKSLLSVSPLPIQKEDMESPGTLYADSALAIDLETQSILYEKNSFKRRPVASLTKLMTAYIVLKENDPSSIVTVSAHAAETQGSRMGLKTGEQISVRNLLYGLLIESGNDAAVALAEFNAGDESSFIKK
- a CDS encoding D-alanyl-D-alanine carboxypeptidase — protein: MNEEAENLGLENTHYANTSGLDSSSAYSTAHDLLVLSSHLLEDEGIREIVKNTTYEVKSEDGQQVHKLTNTNVLLGQLGISGLKTGTTAMAGECLVALAKNEDGHEILTIVLGSSNRFIDTKILVDWIYQAYSW
- the mraY gene encoding phospho-N-acetylmuramoyl-pentapeptide-transferase — translated: MFPITETVRHLILIVGSATLAFSFAFLAAEPFIAWLTKHKIGKNIRTLAIDGKEADLFHKLHSKKAGTPTMGGILIWASTLLVVLFSRVLSYFGIFEHSLLNRRETYLTIATLLFVALLGVIDDLYNIRGWGKSHGLNAQPKMISLLFFAFVAALWFYFKLDFNSIHVPGIGDFALGWLYIPIFIFIIVGSSHAMNFTDGLDGLAGGLSVIAFGTYSALSYAHGMLILSAFCAVIAGASLAFLWFNIAPARFYMGDTGSIALGATLGVIAMLTDTLFILPFIAFIPVLETLSVIIQLFSKKFFGRKVFRIAPLHHHFEQMGWPETQVVMRFWIVGGLMATFGLLLGLVGMGD
- a CDS encoding FecR domain-containing protein, which translates into the protein MKEPNIELAKRRIWKRLEAKLPDRENVHFAPVFSALRFGVQDLPLSQLKKVQAKEHLLDLLPERELTPAKAFFPSRLLSLGTLSLMLGVLFVPLMDLMPSVAASSQNVLELVEGQVYVNGVQVKGTTLLQVGDSVETGEGSLAHLTFVDDSRLTLGPSSKVDIVDAWIDPADRSKSHVELLQEEGRSWSQVLNLTDEASFAVHFPQGKVWVNQRASFDLQVSEEAATVEVARNLVELEVKAADGVYSGFLGQGAELSVSSSIETQEISEEDQKDVWWTFNLAYGKAYARTLDENYKRENISHASILPGNPFYFLKTFRESLQVSFAFTEGAKQDVLLQQAETRLNEAQALLAQGETESAAAVMKVYEETVEAVEATSPSEALLVLEDEVQKEALTDHVDMKTNTMLQAHLDANASLQLVPDLIAEGQFDEAVAVLEAYNQSSLSLVADLQDLNMEDREAAVSQLLDQKLADVQLLKVIATMPELSESVDMNASVLKELSVMALSLREKEMDSFDAYFEATKDELSVQEDLYEHIKNDASIPSQLEEQFNEIEEQMEAPVDTVVIDIRAVEETLVEPQILDPRFSSSPSSVPHSDEPQK
- a CDS encoding sigma-70 family RNA polymerase sigma factor; the encoded protein is MPNSTPNPFDVDALVFAAQEGDKEAFGKLYDLFFESIYKYIFFRVPASEADDLCELVFIKAWMNLEKYEKRDVQFSAWLFRIAHNAIIDFRRQHRSLASIDERLEDKSEHSAPKAMAEKNLLSKEIREAVDQLKEPYKQVITLKFLIGLSNPEIAEILGEREGNIRVLQFRALKELKSLLAEKGIEKEFL